One part of the Corynebacterium sp. CNCTC7651 genome encodes these proteins:
- a CDS encoding helix-turn-helix transcriptional regulator — protein sequence MRNAEALTPADVAHAAKILSALDSELRLRIVLLLADGEHVVHQLVDALGKSQPLISQHLRVLKSAGLVASRREGREVVYTLIQPAVVDVIEQIAGLAADELSVRRQAKVPPVRTGSGAAIISPTTAIRPDEDQGLAPQTPRPRHD from the coding sequence ATGCGCAACGCAGAGGCACTCACGCCTGCGGATGTCGCGCACGCCGCCAAGATCCTCAGCGCCCTGGATTCCGAGCTGCGCCTGCGCATTGTGCTCTTGCTTGCCGACGGGGAGCATGTCGTCCACCAGCTCGTCGATGCGCTGGGGAAATCCCAGCCCCTCATCTCCCAGCACCTGCGCGTGTTGAAGTCCGCCGGGCTCGTCGCGTCGCGGCGCGAGGGGCGCGAAGTGGTGTACACGCTGATCCAGCCCGCGGTGGTCGACGTCATCGAGCAGATTGCGGGGTTGGCTGCGGATGAGTTGAGTGTGCGTCGGCAAGCAAAAGTGCCCCCGGTACGCACCGGGTCCGGGGCGGCGATCATCTCCCCCACCACCGCCATCCGCCCGGACGAGGACCAGGGGCTCGCGCCGCAGACACCGCGGCCCCGGCACGATTAG
- a CDS encoding Fur family transcriptional regulator produces MSQNTPQRRTQPIPKLGPRMTRQRTAVVETLRAVDRFASPKAIHEALEQRGEKVGLTTVYRTLQSLAEIGAVDVLQTPDGETLYRHCLTDHHHHHLVCTRCGRSEEVEGGPVEKWAELVAARYGYKLVAHDAEIYGVCRACQAAIENEAAE; encoded by the coding sequence ATGTCCCAGAACACCCCGCAGCGCCGCACCCAGCCCATTCCTAAGCTCGGCCCGCGGATGACGCGGCAGCGCACCGCCGTGGTGGAGACGCTGCGGGCGGTGGACAGGTTCGCATCGCCGAAGGCGATCCATGAGGCGCTGGAGCAGCGCGGCGAAAAGGTGGGGTTGACCACGGTGTATCGCACGCTGCAGTCGCTGGCGGAGATAGGCGCGGTGGACGTGCTGCAAACGCCGGACGGGGAGACGCTGTACCGCCATTGCCTGACGGACCACCACCATCACCACCTGGTGTGCACCCGCTGCGGGCGAAGCGAAGAGGTTGAGGGCGGGCCCGTGGAGAAGTGGGCTGAACTGGTGGCGGCGCGCTACGGGTACAAGCTGGTGGCGCACGACGCGGAAATTTACGGTGTGTGCCGCGCGTGCCAGGCGGCGATTGAGAACGAGGCTGCGGAGTAG
- a CDS encoding isoprenyl transferase yields the protein MTQPPAQPPAQPQHPQQPQPPQIDPEFIPRHIALVMDGNGRWAQERGLPRTEGHRRGEAVLMDCIDACIALGGVEWLSAYAFSTENWRRSHSEVRFLMGFSRDVLRRHRDELHEKNVRIVWAGRRPRLWRSVLRELEEAEALTKDNTGVTLAMCINYGGRAELIDASRKLVADANAGLIRPEDVTEQTISRYLYRPDMPDVDLFLRPSGEKRTSNFLLWQSAYAEMVYQDTLFPDFTQQHMFDAVLEYAKRDRRFGGAVDKFAK from the coding sequence ATGACCCAGCCACCCGCCCAGCCTCCCGCGCAACCGCAGCATCCGCAACAACCGCAGCCTCCGCAGATCGATCCGGAATTCATCCCCCGCCACATCGCGCTGGTTATGGACGGCAACGGCCGCTGGGCGCAGGAACGCGGCCTGCCGCGCACGGAGGGCCACCGCCGCGGCGAGGCGGTGCTCATGGACTGCATCGATGCCTGCATCGCGCTCGGCGGGGTGGAATGGCTCTCCGCCTACGCATTCTCCACGGAAAACTGGCGCCGCTCCCACTCGGAGGTCCGCTTCCTCATGGGCTTCTCCCGCGACGTGCTGCGCCGCCACCGCGATGAGCTGCACGAGAAGAACGTCCGCATCGTCTGGGCCGGCCGTCGCCCGCGCCTGTGGCGCAGCGTCCTGCGCGAGCTCGAGGAAGCCGAAGCACTCACCAAAGACAACACCGGGGTCACCCTCGCGATGTGCATCAACTACGGCGGCAGGGCCGAGCTTATCGACGCTTCCCGGAAACTCGTCGCCGATGCCAACGCCGGCCTCATCCGCCCCGAGGACGTGACGGAGCAGACGATCAGCCGCTACCTCTACCGCCCGGACATGCCGGACGTGGACCTGTTCCTGCGGCCCTCGGGCGAGAAGCGCACCTCCAACTTCCTGCTCTGGCAGTCCGCATACGCGGAAATGGTGTACCAGGACACGCTGTTCCCGGATTTCACCCAGCAGCACATGTTCGACGCCGTGCTGGAATACGCCAAGCGCGACCGCCGTTTCGGCGGGGCCGTGGACAAGTTCGCGAAATAG
- the recO gene encoding DNA repair protein RecO, with the protein MASRPSWRDRALVVRTYDFGEADRVIVLLTRNHGLVRGVAKGVRKAKSRFGSRLQPFVDIDVQVYPPRDPSRGLATITGADTVTYYGHQIVDDFDRYTAACAVMETAEKLAFDEADPQLFDLVGAALNRLRAGDHPTLALDAFILQATHHAGWGLSLFNCANCAAPGPHKAFNPAVGGAVCTNCRPPGSFDMDREALHTMWLLQHGHAAGADHVAQVHRATSAHLQFNLETGVSSLRVMEQA; encoded by the coding sequence TTGGCTTCTAGGCCCTCCTGGCGCGACCGCGCGCTAGTGGTCCGCACCTACGATTTCGGGGAGGCGGACCGCGTGATCGTCCTGCTCACCAGAAACCACGGCCTGGTCCGCGGCGTGGCCAAAGGCGTGCGCAAAGCAAAATCGCGCTTCGGCTCACGTCTCCAGCCGTTCGTGGACATTGACGTGCAGGTCTACCCGCCGCGCGACCCGTCCCGCGGCCTGGCAACCATCACTGGCGCGGACACCGTGACGTACTACGGCCACCAGATTGTGGACGATTTTGACCGCTACACCGCCGCCTGCGCGGTCATGGAAACCGCGGAAAAGCTCGCGTTCGATGAGGCGGATCCGCAGCTCTTCGACCTTGTCGGCGCGGCCCTGAACCGCCTGCGCGCCGGCGACCACCCCACGCTCGCGCTCGACGCCTTCATCCTCCAGGCCACGCACCACGCCGGCTGGGGATTGAGCCTGTTCAACTGCGCCAACTGCGCAGCTCCCGGCCCGCACAAGGCGTTCAACCCGGCCGTCGGCGGCGCGGTGTGCACCAACTGCCGCCCGCCCGGCTCCTTCGACATGGATCGTGAGGCGCTGCACACCATGTGGCTGCTGCAGCACGGGCACGCCGCCGGCGCGGACCACGTCGCGCAGGTGCACCGCGCTACCTCCGCTCACCTGCAGTTCAACCTGGAGACGGGCGTGAGCTCGCTGCGGGTGATGGAGCAGGCATAA